A part of Bacteroidia bacterium genomic DNA contains:
- a CDS encoding peptidylprolyl isomerase, protein MSSKLLPALIAFIFLFGFTGGCQQKETKGLVTISTSFGDIKIRLNPDTPKHSENFKSLVKSGFYNNTTFHRVISEFMIQGGDPNTRNPNFQGKPGQGDTTYTLDPEFLSSKYIHKRGAVAMARTGDEINPMRRSSGCQFFIVQGKKISDEELNQIENYIQQDQMQFFGKQFFGRPENDFLRKIDFQTLQKSNPDSVTKLSMDFEKRMRVAFEKEVKPFKYSPEQKKLYKEVGGAPFLDNMYTVFGEVVEGMDVVEKIIAVQKDENDKPLKDIRITAKIQD, encoded by the coding sequence ATGTCAAGTAAATTATTGCCGGCATTAATTGCTTTTATATTTCTTTTTGGCTTTACTGGCGGCTGCCAACAAAAAGAAACCAAAGGGCTGGTTACTATCAGCACTTCTTTTGGGGATATAAAAATACGTCTGAATCCAGATACTCCCAAACACTCTGAGAATTTCAAAAGTTTAGTTAAATCTGGTTTTTATAACAACACTACGTTTCATCGGGTAATATCAGAATTTATGATTCAGGGAGGCGACCCCAACACCCGTAATCCTAACTTTCAAGGAAAACCGGGGCAAGGGGACACAACCTACACCCTTGATCCGGAATTTTTGTCTTCAAAATACATTCACAAGCGAGGTGCTGTAGCTATGGCAAGAACCGGAGATGAAATAAATCCGATGCGCAGATCATCAGGATGCCAATTTTTCATCGTGCAAGGAAAAAAAATCTCTGATGAAGAACTAAACCAAATAGAAAATTACATTCAGCAAGACCAAATGCAATTCTTTGGTAAACAGTTTTTTGGCCGCCCGGAAAATGATTTTCTGAGAAAAATAGACTTTCAAACACTGCAAAAAAGCAATCCTGATTCCGTAACCAAACTTTCTATGGATTTTGAAAAGAGAATGCGTGTAGCATTTGAAAAAGAAGTAAAACCATTTAAGTATAGCCCTGAACAAAAGAAACTGTATAAAGAAGTTGGCGGAGCACCATTTTTGGATAATATGTACACTGTTTTTGGAGAAGTAGTTGAAGGAATGGATGTTGTCGAAAAAATTATCGCTGTTCAAAAAGATGAAAACGATAAGCCATTGAAAGACATTCGGATAACTGCAAAGATTCAAGACTAA
- a CDS encoding M28 family peptidase: MKKIFYLLFITGLVFGCTNNPKVDTNNSGTQNTPVFVRKSPDFQVDSAYFFIEKQLSFGHRIPNTPGHKRCAAWLVEKFKEFKAEVTVQATTVTKYDGVPLAIQNIIASYNPQQAHRILISAHWDSRPVADADSSNRDKPIPGANDGASGVAVLLEIARQLGAQNPAIGVDLICWDAEDLGVSHEENSYCLGSQYWSKTPHLPGYKAKYAINLDMVGAAGATFTQEGFSKQYAQQYLDHVWQIAHHLGYGQYFLFNSDSEILDDHFYLNTIANIPTIDIIHRDLSTGGFFPHWHTQRDDIQSINKETLKAVGQTMLEVIFQETKTTPVQ; the protein is encoded by the coding sequence GTGAAAAAAATATTTTATCTTCTGTTCATAACGGGGTTAGTTTTTGGGTGTACTAACAATCCCAAAGTGGATACCAATAATTCGGGTACTCAAAATACTCCTGTTTTTGTGCGTAAATCTCCTGATTTTCAAGTAGATTCGGCTTATTTTTTTATTGAAAAGCAGTTGAGTTTTGGGCATCGTATTCCAAACACACCGGGGCATAAGCGGTGCGCAGCTTGGTTAGTAGAAAAATTTAAAGAATTTAAAGCGGAGGTAACCGTTCAGGCAACTACGGTAACTAAGTATGACGGTGTTCCGTTGGCTATTCAGAATATCATTGCAAGTTATAATCCCCAACAGGCACACCGTATTTTGATTAGTGCTCATTGGGATAGCCGCCCTGTTGCTGACGCAGATTCGTCCAACAGAGATAAACCTATTCCCGGAGCTAATGACGGAGCCAGCGGAGTAGCGGTATTACTTGAAATTGCCCGCCAACTGGGTGCTCAGAATCCTGCTATTGGAGTAGATTTGATTTGTTGGGACGCTGAAGACCTGGGAGTTAGCCACGAAGAAAACTCGTATTGCCTTGGCTCTCAATATTGGAGTAAAACACCACACCTACCGGGATACAAAGCAAAATATGCTATTAACCTTGATATGGTAGGTGCAGCAGGGGCTACTTTTACCCAAGAAGGTTTCTCTAAACAATATGCACAGCAATATCTTGACCATGTATGGCAAATCGCGCACCATCTTGGATATGGCCAGTATTTTTTATTTAACTCGGATTCAGAAATATTAGACGACCACTTCTATCTCAATACCATAGCAAACATACCTACCATTGATATTATTCACAGAGATTTATCAACAGGAGGGTTCTTTCCTCACTGGCATACTCAAAGAGATGATATTCAGTCTATTAACAAAGAAACACTGAAAGCTGTTGGCCAAACAATGCTGGAAGTAATATTTCAGGAGACCAAAACCACGCCGGTACAATAA